AACAATCATCTCCCTTCTATACATGATTTTTTGGATCTGCTGCATCTGCAAATGCATTCCCAATAATATAAAATGCTATCGTAATAATACTTAGTACAATACTTGGGAAAATTAACTGATACCTAAAATCAGGTGACATCATCAAGACACGCCCTTCATTAATTAAATTCCCTAATGATGGTTCACTAATTGGTAGCCCTAAACCGATATATGTTAAAAACACTTCTGCGCCAATCGCAAACGGAATCGCTAAACTCATGCGAAGCATAATAACTGAGATTAAGTAAGGTAATAAATTTTTTACAATAATTCGATAATCTGATGTCCCCAAACATTTCGATGCTAAATTGTATTCCCGATCTCGTAAAATTACGATTTGATTTCGAATAAAGCGCGCCATTTCTACCCACCCCGTAATGCACATAGCAATGATTATGGTAGAAATGCTCGGACGTAAAATATAAGACATTAAAATAAGGACAATTGTTGTCGGGATATTATCTACAACGTTATAAAGCTGTGTAATCGGCATTTCTAGCTTACGAGAAAAGCCCCACAGTGTTCCGATTGTAATGCCGATAAACGCTTCCACCAATGCGACCACACAGCCAATCATTAACGAGGTCCTTGTGCCAGCCCAAATTCGGGACCATAAATCTTGTCCAATGGAGTTTGTACCAAACCAAAACTCGGCATTGGGGGCAATATTGCGTGCCTGTAATCCCGTTTGGTCATCGAGATAGATTTCGGTCGGAGATTTTTGTGCTGGCAAATACGGCTGAAAAATGGTGAACGCCACAATAATGCAAACCATTACTAATAAGAAAACAGCCACTCGATTTTTTAAAAATGATTTCCAAGTGGAGCGCCAATAAGAATAATTGGAGTAGGCGGTGTCTTCTGCCTGACCATCAGTCGCTTCTACAAAGTCAAATAGTTGTGCACGAGACTTGTCTGATATATGATCGATTTCCTCTGTATACATGCTCATTAGCGCACACTCTCCCCTTTACCTAATTTAATCCGTGGGTCCACGAGCGCCATCGCAATATCACCTAAAATTAAGCCAATAATGCCAAGTGATGAAAAAACTAGTACTAAACCTTGTACAATCGTATTATCCTGTCGTTGAATAGCATCCACGAGTAATCCACCCATCCCTGGAATAGAATATAAAGATTCGATATAAATGGAGCCTGTAATCGTAAAAAGAATCGTCGCTGGCAAATATTGTGCCATTGGAATAAAAGCATTGCGTAATACATGACTAAACATTAAGGTACGCTCTTTCACGCCTTTCGCACGTGCAAGCTTAATGTAATCTTTGTTTAATTCATCTACCATGTACCGGCGCATCCACATCGCATAGGAAGCAGTCGGTGCTAATGCCATCGAAGTAAGCGGTAATAGCCAGGTGATTGGCTTATATTCATCAAACAACATCGGCAAACGGAAAATATCTGTAATATACATTTGAATAACTAAGTAATACACTGCTGCTGGTACTGCAACGACAAAAACTATATAGCCAGTTCCTAACCGATCCAGCCAGCGCCCCTTCATTTGTGCCATTAATATTCCGAGCGGTACACCGATTAACAGCGATATGCCAACTGCTCCTAACCCAAAGAACAATGAATACATGATTTTATCTGCAAGTATTGTCACAACAGGCACATCCGTACGATATGTAACGGATTTGCCTAAATCACCTTGCAATAAATCCGTATAAAAATTCCCCAATTGAACAAGCAATGGATCACGTAATCCTAAATTCGTTAAATACACTTCTTTTTGTGCGGGTGACATTTTCTCTGCCGCTGCCCCTAAGTAGCCTTCTTCTGGCATTAATCGTAGTAATGAGAACACAATTGTGATAATAATAAATAGCGTAACAATGGATTGTAACAAGCGCTTTCCTACATACCAAAGCATTTAAGCATCCTCCCTCCAGTAAAACTGTTACAAAAGCAGGAAGGAGATGCCGAATCAGCATTTTCGGTCATCTCCTCGATATTAAAAAATCACCACTATACGCCTACGGATTGCATTTTGGCAATGATTATTCCTTTCTTTTATTTGGCTGCGTTCGCCAATGCATCCACACGTTCTTGCTCCCACTGTGCCAATGCTTTCTTAAAGTCATCATTACTCATTGGCTTTGCTAACACTTGCTGTCCTTTAAACTTCTCTGCTGTCACACCAAATGGTGAGTACTGGGCTTCAAATGGATTTAATTTTGAAGCAACATAACCGCTACCACCTACAGAGTATGGAATAACAAAGGCCTCTTCAATTAAGAAAGCTTCTGCTTGAGCAAAAAGGTTATAACGCTCGGCCGTATCGATTGTCGCTTTCGCCTTTTCTAATAAATTTAAGTAAACAGTTTGACCATTTGCTTCCTTATAGCCTTCAGCTAATTCTGGCTTATTGTAAGTACCATCCACACTAAATGGTTCTGTATACGTTGACGGGTCTGCATAATCTGGCCCCCAGTTCGCTTCTAGTAATGCAAATTTACCAGGGCGTCGAACTTCTGATAAGAAACCTGTCGAAGGACCTGCTTCAACGATAATATCCACATAGTCAGTACCTAATAATTTTTCGACTTGTTGTTCAATGACTTGGGTACGATTGGCCCAGTCAGGCATTCCGGCGTTATATGGCATTAATACCTTTACTGGGAAAGTCGCTTTCCCTTCTAATGCCGCCTTCGCTTTGTCCCTATACTGTAAAGCTAAATCTTTATTAAAAGAATCATTGTTTGTAATCGCCGCTAATGAATCAAGTTGTGTATAGTCGACTCCTTCAACATCAACAAAGTTTTTCGGTGTGATCGTATTGCTTAGTAAATCTTGAGGGTTGAATGGTTCCACCGTTAGCATCGCTGATACACGATCAAGCCCATGGAAAAGCGATTTTCTGAAATCTTTATTATTAACGGCAATCTTCCAGTTTTCAGGTTCATATTCCGCAGCGAATTGCGGGTCAAAGTTTAGGGCATAAAAATACGAATAAAAATTATTTTGCGTTTGACGTACTTGGGATTTTTTCTTATCATCCTTCAGCCATTCGTCAATGATCGAAGTAGGAATCGTTGCTGTGTCGATTTCGCCCCGTAAAAATAGTTCGGGCGCAACGGTTGCTGCTTCTTTGTTATATTTATACCGAATGCGATCAATCAGCACGTTGTCTTTATCCCAATACGTATCATTTTTTACAAGAACACGCTCATTTTGAGGTTCGAATTTGTCTAATAGATAGGCACCGTTATACAAGAAATTTTCATGTGTAGTTCCAAATTGCTCGCCCTTTTCCGTTAAAAACTTCCCATTTACAGGGAAGAAACATACATAGTTCAACATCGACAGAAAATAAGGTGTAGGAGCCTCTAGCGTGTATTCAACCGTATGTTGATCGATTGCTTTGATGCCCACTTTTGAAAAATCAGTTAGCTCACCGTTATAAAACGCCTCACCATTTTTAACTACCATGGCACTCCAGACGGTCGAAGATTCATTTTTTGCATCGAGCACATACTGCAAACCATCCACAAAGTCTTGTGCCACTAAATCTGCATATTCCTTTCCATTATGGGTAACCCATTTTACATCATCACGTAGCTTAAATATCCAAACAGTCGCATCTTCATTTGACGACCATTCTTTCGCTAAGCCTGGTTGCACAATCCCATACTTATCATATTCAATGAGGCCATCCACTAAATTGGCAGCTACAGCAAATTCATTTGTTTCAGAGGTTTTTAAATAGTTTAATGTTTTAATCTCACCTGAATAAACGACCCGATACTCTGATTTTTTCTCGTCAGAAGAATCATTACTACAGGCTGCACAAAGAAAGACGACTAGACATACTAAAAGAAACCATTTCCTTTTCCTCATAAGCATCCCCCTACGTATTTTTATCTTGAAAATCCTATTCCATTTGCATCCGTCATTGTGATTCGATCATTGTTAAAAATAGGACCACCTGCATTAGGATCTTTCAAACATAAACTTGGTCCGTCTAAATCTATCATTGTGATATTTTTTTGTGATGCAGCAAAATGTGCAGCCGCACTCACACTAATTTTTGTTTCAAGCATGCAGCCCATCATACAAGCAATGCCATGCGCTTCTGCAATATGGCAAATCTTTTGCGCATGAAAAATGCCACCTGTTTTCATTAATTTAATATTGAGGAAATCAGCAGCACGTCGTTCGATAATAGTGAGGGCATCTTTTGCCGAAAAGACACTTTCATCAGCCAATATATTTGTCAACGTATTGGCTGTTACATATTGCATACCCGTTAAATCAGCATAGTGCACAGGCTGTTCCACTAATTCGATATTGCTATTTGCATCTTCAAGTGCACGAATTATCCGAACCGCTTCTTTTGGCGTCCACCCTTGATTGGCATCTACACGTAATGTAATGGCTTTGCCTACTGCATCCCGTATAGCCGTCACGCGCTGGACATCTGTCGCTGGATCCTTGCCAACCTTGACCTTCAATATTTGAAAGCCACGTTCCACCGCTGATAGGCTATCTTTTATCATGTCCGCTACGCTATTCACGCTAATTGTAATATCTGTTGTTAATGCCTTGCGATAGCCCCCTAATAATTTATACAATGGCGTCTTGTGATGCTGTGCCAATAAATCATAAAGCGCCATATCTACCGCCGCTTTCGCACTCGTATTTTGATAAATACTGTTGTCCATTCGCTCCATCACAACGGCTATTTCTTGTAAATCCATACCTACTATGGCCGGCTTAATATAGTGTTCAATAGCATCTCTAATCGAACCTAAAGTTTCCCCTGTAATAACAGCAGTTGGCGCAGCCTCACCTATGCCAATTTGTCCGTGCTCACTATGAACGTAAACGGCAATATTTTCAATGCTACGCACGGTTCTTAATGCTGTTTTAAATGGCACAATAAGGGGGGGCTTCTACCGTTGCAACAACAATATCTTTAATCTTCATGCATTCACCTACAGTCTATTCTTAAGTTAAGAACTGTAAAATTCGAAGTACTTCAAAATAATCATCCGTGACAAATTCAACCGTGTTGTGGGGCTTAAACGTTGCATTTGGATAAAAGGAATTGCGGTAAGCGCGTGTATGGTCACGGTAAATTATTTCCACTATAAATCGCTGAGGCAATGTCACTTGTAAGTCATCTCGGGAGACCTTCATAGAGGCTTCCACAAGTCGTTTCGTTTCAGCAATTGCCAATTGAGGACTGACACTTATTGTGGCATTCCCCACCCCTTCCTTGGTAGCAAATGTCACAATATTGCGATTGAAGGATTGAATTTCTTCTGTTAGTCCAACATCTCCACTAACAAATGAAACAGGAACACCATGTAAAGCAGCGGCATACGTATTGATAAGAAACTCACTTGCGTATTCACCATTGATTTTAATATCAGCAGTAACACATAGCGTGTGTGCTAATGGATTACGTTCACTGCCTCCTTTACTGTGATAGCCGATGAAAATAGCACGATCAAAACTACTTTCAAGTCCGGTTACCATAC
This genomic interval from Lysinibacillus sphaericus contains the following:
- a CDS encoding ABC transporter permease, with the protein product MSMYTEEIDHISDKSRAQLFDFVEATDGQAEDTAYSNYSYWRSTWKSFLKNRVAVFLLVMVCIIVAFTIFQPYLPAQKSPTEIYLDDQTGLQARNIAPNAEFWFGTNSIGQDLWSRIWAGTRTSLMIGCVVALVEAFIGITIGTLWGFSRKLEMPITQLYNVVDNIPTTIVLILMSYILRPSISTIIIAMCITGWVEMARFIRNQIVILRDREYNLASKCLGTSDYRIIVKNLLPYLISVIMLRMSLAIPFAIGAEVFLTYIGLGLPISEPSLGNLINEGRVLMMSPDFRYQLIFPSIVLSIITIAFYIIGNAFADAADPKNHV
- a CDS encoding dipeptide epimerase; protein product: MPFKTALRTVRSIENIAVYVHSEHGQIGIGEAAPTAVITGETLGSIRDAIEHYIKPAIVGMDLQEIAVVMERMDNSIYQNTSAKAAVDMALYDLLAQHHKTPLYKLLGGYRKALTTDITISVNSVADMIKDSLSAVERGFQILKVKVGKDPATDVQRVTAIRDAVGKAITLRVDANQGWTPKEAVRIIRALEDANSNIELVEQPVHYADLTGMQYVTANTLTNILADESVFSAKDALTIIERRAADFLNIKLMKTGGIFHAQKICHIAEAHGIACMMGCMLETKISVSAAAHFAASQKNITMIDLDGPSLCLKDPNAGGPIFNNDRITMTDANGIGFSR
- a CDS encoding M55 family metallopeptidase — its product is MKVYISADIEGITGTTSWSETELNAPDYYFFQKQMTKEVEAAIEGAILGGATEILLKDAHDSARNLDISNLPVNCKVIRGWTYDPMCMVTGLESSFDRAIFIGYHSKGGSERNPLAHTLCVTADIKINGEYASEFLINTYAAALHGVPVSFVSGDVGLTEEIQSFNRNIVTFATKEGVGNATISVSPQLAIAETKRLVEASMKVSRDDLQVTLPQRFIVEIIYRDHTRAYRNSFYPNATFKPHNTVEFVTDDYFEVLRILQFLT
- a CDS encoding ABC transporter permease; protein product: MLWYVGKRLLQSIVTLFIIITIVFSLLRLMPEEGYLGAAAEKMSPAQKEVYLTNLGLRDPLLVQLGNFYTDLLQGDLGKSVTYRTDVPVVTILADKIMYSLFFGLGAVGISLLIGVPLGILMAQMKGRWLDRLGTGYIVFVVAVPAAVYYLVIQMYITDIFRLPMLFDEYKPITWLLPLTSMALAPTASYAMWMRRYMVDELNKDYIKLARAKGVKERTLMFSHVLRNAFIPMAQYLPATILFTITGSIYIESLYSIPGMGGLLVDAIQRQDNTIVQGLVLVFSSLGIIGLILGDIAMALVDPRIKLGKGESVR
- a CDS encoding peptide ABC transporter substrate-binding protein; this encodes MRKRKWFLLVCLVVFLCAACSNDSSDEKKSEYRVVYSGEIKTLNYLKTSETNEFAVAANLVDGLIEYDKYGIVQPGLAKEWSSNEDATVWIFKLRDDVKWVTHNGKEYADLVAQDFVDGLQYVLDAKNESSTVWSAMVVKNGEAFYNGELTDFSKVGIKAIDQHTVEYTLEAPTPYFLSMLNYVCFFPVNGKFLTEKGEQFGTTHENFLYNGAYLLDKFEPQNERVLVKNDTYWDKDNVLIDRIRYKYNKEAATVAPELFLRGEIDTATIPTSIIDEWLKDDKKKSQVRQTQNNFYSYFYALNFDPQFAAEYEPENWKIAVNNKDFRKSLFHGLDRVSAMLTVEPFNPQDLLSNTITPKNFVDVEGVDYTQLDSLAAITNNDSFNKDLALQYRDKAKAALEGKATFPVKVLMPYNAGMPDWANRTQVIEQQVEKLLGTDYVDIIVEAGPSTGFLSEVRRPGKFALLEANWGPDYADPSTYTEPFSVDGTYNKPELAEGYKEANGQTVYLNLLEKAKATIDTAERYNLFAQAEAFLIEEAFVIPYSVGGSGYVASKLNPFEAQYSPFGVTAEKFKGQQVLAKPMSNDDFKKALAQWEQERVDALANAAK